A section of the Pyramidobacter piscolens W5455 genome encodes:
- a CDS encoding LysR family transcriptional regulator, translated as MNTEQLKTFLSLAETKNFSRSAEALIISQSTVSKRIGELEKETGQPLFLRGRGGVRLTGAGQALREYAEQIVNLEEKALSQMNRTGQYSGYLILGSAYAYYDMHLCSRLRVFAQRHPDVSVRVKCGHTGALLNELRRALLDVAFTHHPFHNPDYVCTCVGEDELVLVTDAKNTEHCGGISYASVKELPLIDSNFLYGTTQRRLFPPSCQFQLRMDIASCAVPLLKGGGWYAILARKHVEALLQSGRLRVIPIRGEEIPPVQHYMVYRKESGQQPAVQKFISAL; from the coding sequence ATGAACACGGAGCAGCTCAAGACGTTTCTTTCTCTTGCGGAGACAAAAAATTTTTCGCGTTCCGCCGAGGCGCTGATCATTTCTCAGTCCACGGTGAGCAAACGGATCGGCGAGCTGGAAAAGGAGACGGGGCAGCCGCTGTTTCTGCGCGGGCGCGGCGGCGTCAGGCTGACCGGCGCGGGGCAGGCCCTTCGCGAATACGCCGAACAGATCGTGAATCTGGAAGAAAAAGCCCTGAGTCAGATGAACCGCACCGGCCAGTATTCAGGGTATCTCATCCTGGGGAGCGCGTACGCCTACTACGACATGCACCTTTGCAGCCGTCTCCGCGTCTTCGCGCAGCGTCATCCCGACGTCTCCGTGCGGGTAAAGTGCGGGCATACGGGCGCGCTCCTCAACGAGCTGAGGCGCGCGCTGCTCGACGTCGCCTTCACGCACCACCCGTTCCACAATCCCGATTACGTCTGCACATGCGTCGGCGAAGACGAACTCGTCCTCGTGACCGACGCGAAAAACACGGAACACTGCGGCGGCATTTCATACGCGAGCGTCAAGGAACTGCCGCTGATAGATTCCAACTTTCTTTACGGGACGACGCAGCGCCGCCTTTTCCCCCCTTCCTGCCAGTTCCAGCTGAGAATGGATATCGCCTCGTGCGCTGTGCCGCTGCTGAAAGGCGGCGGCTGGTACGCCATTTTGGCCAGAAAACACGTGGAGGCGCTGCTCCAGTCCGGCCGGCTGCGCGTCATTCCGATACGCGGCGAAGAGATCCCGCCCGTCCAGCACTATATGGTTTACCGAAAAGAAAGCGGGCAGCAGCCCGCCGTTCAAAAATTTATTTCCGCGCTCTGA